GGAGCGCTGTAAGGCGCGAAGTCGAAGGATCCAGGTCGTAAAAGTATGAACGAACGTATTTTAGACTTATTTACAAAAGACGCTTTAGAGACGGCGCGGGCGAATAATACTTACCGCTCGATGCGCTTGATGGAATCGCCGGAATCGTCGCACGTGAAAATTCGTATGCCCGATGGCGCATCGCAGAAACAGATTCTGCTGGCGTCCAATTCTTACCTGGATTTGGCTAACATTCCCGAACTCAAGCAAACGATGGCCCAGGCGGTTTTGGAGTGGGGAACAGGTAGCGGCGGCGCTCGGCTTACGACGGGCAACAAGACTCCGCATCGGGAACTCGAAGAATTTATCGCCAAGTTCAAGGGCGAAGAATCTGCCATTACGTTCAATACGGGCTATATGGCGAACGTCGGCACGATTTCGGCTTTGTGCGGCAAGAACGACTTTATCTTTAGCGACGAATTGAATCACGCCAGCATTATTGATGGAATCCGACTTTCCCGCGCCAAGTGCTTTGTCTATAAGCATAACGATATGGCAGATTTGCAACGGGTGATTCAGGAAGCGGATAAATTGAGTGCGGGCGAGTCTGCATTGTCGGCCCCTCGCAAGCTCATCGTGACGGACGCTGTTTTCAGCATGGATGGCGACCTTGCGAATCTGCCGGAACTTCTGCGTATCGCGAAAGAAAATGATTGCCTCTTGATGATCGATGAAGCTCACGCCACGGGCGTGCTCGGCAAGACCGGTCGCGGACTTGCCGAACACTACGGCTGTGCTCACGCCGATGTAACCGTCGGGACATTGAGCAAAGCCGTCGCCGCCGAAGGCGGTTTCGTGGCGGGCCCGAAGCA
This window of the uncultured Fibrobacter sp. genome carries:
- the bioF gene encoding 8-amino-7-oxononanoate synthase, which translates into the protein MNERILDLFTKDALETARANNTYRSMRLMESPESSHVKIRMPDGASQKQILLASNSYLDLANIPELKQTMAQAVLEWGTGSGGARLTTGNKTPHRELEEFIAKFKGEESAITFNTGYMANVGTISALCGKNDFIFSDELNHASIIDGIRLSRAKCFVYKHNDMADLQRVIQEADKLSAGESALSAPRKLIVTDAVFSMDGDLANLPELLRIAKENDCLLMIDEAHATGVLGKTGRGLAEHYGCAHADVTVGTLSKAVAAEGGFVAGPKQLTEFLKNKSRSFIFTTAMAPAVAAAACNNLHYIDAHPERVQNLRDNVKFFCETLQREGVNVEQSPSAIVPIVIGDEAKAMQISAKLQEQGILIPAIRYPTVAKGQARLRASLMATHTREQLQIAATTIAQIIKKL